In bacterium, the genomic window ATTTCATTTATCTTTTCCCTAACCAACAAATCTTAAAATTTTTCTAGCATTGAAGATTGACCGCAAAGTAAATATAATCTGCTAACTCCTTTAGTTCGGGGAGTAGGACTTTTTTGAGAGTTATATCAAAAAAGATCCTGCGGGCTTTAAAAGCCCTTAGTTCAGTGGTAGGCTAGTCTTACCGACTGGTCCTCCCACTTCACAAATTAATAATATCGGGGTGTAGTTCAGTGGTAGAACGCAGGGCTGGGGGTCCTGATGTCGTAGGTTCGATTCCTATCACCCCGACCAAGGTTTTTGAAGCTAAAACCCTTCTCAACCCTAAAATTTAATCGAACCTTATGCTAGAATTTAGGGGTGAATATTTTGTTTTTTCTCTCCGCCTATGTCGCTGAAATCATTGGCACAACTGCTGGTTTTGGCTCCTCCACTGTTTTTCTCCCATTAGCGTTACTGTTTTTTGATTTTCGGACAGCTTTAGTCTTAGTTGCTTTCCTTCATATTGCCGGAAGTATCGGCAGGATTAGTTTTTTCCGATACGGGTTAGACCGAAATCTTATTATTAAGTTCGGGATTCCTAGCGTTGTATTAACTTTGGTCGGGGCTTTACTTGTTGCTCAACTTAACCAAGAGGTTTTGAAAGGTATTCTTGGTACCTTCTTAATAATGTACGCCAGTTACTCTCTTTGGAAGGAAATTTTTCAGTTTAGTGCTACAACAACCAATGCAGTGATTGGTGGAAGTCTGTCTGGATTTCTGGCCGGACTCATTGGAACAGGAGGGGCCTTGAGAGGAGCGTTTCTGACTGCCTTTGGGTTACCAAAAGAAAAGTATATTGCCACCGCTGCTTCTATCGCCCTTGCGGTTGACTTAACAAGAATTCCGGTCTACCTACAACAAGGCTTCTTAGACCAAAAGTATTACTGGTATTTACCGGTGTTAGTAGTTTTGGCTTTTGCGGGCTCGTTTACTGGAAAACAAATCGTTCAACGTTTGCCCCAAGATAAATTTAAGAAAGTTGTTTTGGTAGCAATTCTCTTGATTGGTTTGAAGTTTATTTACGATTGGTTGTTTTAACTAGCCAAGAAAAACCTATTTAGGTTCGCGGGGCTGAAATCTAAAGAGTTCGTCTGAGGACAAAGTTTCCTGATACGTCCAACAAGGCCGACCAACACAATTTGTGCCTGAGTTACTCTATATCATAATATATCAAGGCTGAAGTGTTATCTAACCTCTGAGGCTAATAAGCACGTCAATTAGATACAATTAGACTTGCAGACATTGTTGAAGCGTGAGCACTACAGTGGTAATTATATTGACCTAAAGTCGTGAAGATTTGAGAAAAAGTTTGTCCTTGAGTTAACTCTCTTGAGTTCTGTTGTGGAAAATAAGTGTGTTCTGGGTGAGTTTCTGTATTAACAAAGTGTCCAACACTATCTTGATTTACCCAAACAACTTTAGTTCCTGGTGAAATAATTACTTTATCCTCCCCAAACTTAATATCTTTCATTTCAATCGCAACTTCTGTTTGACCTCTTAAATCTTTGTATGAGGCTTTTTTTGAAAAATCAATTGTAAAGGAAAAATTACCCTCGTGGCAGCTATCGTCAGGCCAACAAGCCGTATATTTTACTAAATATTCGCCATTAAGCATCTCTCCCTTAAGCATCCTCTTCAGAGCTGTTTTGGAATCCTCAATTAAAACTTCTCCCTCTGACCACTCCTTCCCAGATTTATCAGTAACAGATACCCTACTTTTATCTGAGAGGTCAAAATCAAAGTTTATTGTCACGTTTATTGGTTGGGCTGCATAAGTTTCGTTGTGTAGTGGGGTTGAGTCCAGGAAATGAGGGGTTTTCTTCTGTCCCTTGGAGGAAGTTTTGTCTTGGTTGAGAAAAAACACCACTCCAACCACAATCAGTAAAGAAGTAGCAGCTATCCCAGTTAAAATTATATAAGTTCGTTTCATAACTTAACTGAGAAGCCAAAAGAACCTTGATGGCAGCTTCCATCTGGCCAGCAAGCAGAATAAGAAACGGAGTAGTTTCCAGTTTGAGAGGTGTTTATAGGTACATTAATATTAAGCTTATCGGAACTTATTTGCTTTTCTCCGGTAACAACACTAACCCCATCGCGTGTGACTTCAATAGTCGAGTTGTTCGCCAGGTCAAAGTTAAACTGAATTGATACCTGATTTAAACTTGTGGTTAACAGCTCATTATTGGCTGGGGCGCTAGACACATAATGGGGCGTCTTAATGTTTTGAAAAGTTTCCTGGATAAACTCTGTGTTTGTAGGGATTGTTGAGGTAGCCTCGTCTGTTGAATTTGTAGAAGAAGTTAGTGAAGATGTTGTGTCCTCACCTGTCTTAATATTGTTGTAGTAAAGGATAAGAACTACGGTGATTAATGCCAAAATTACTACGCCAGCTGAAATAATCGCCACTTTTTTCATATTAAAGCTATTCTAACACATAAAATTAAAATCCTGACTGAAAACGGTTTAAATTTGCAGGAGAGAAATTAAAAGAATTTAATTGAGACCAGAGGTGCCTGAAGTTTCTTAACACAAGATTCTTTAGAATTTTACATCGTCTACCTGTCTTACAGCTCCAAAGCCGAGCAAAAACGAAATATACCCGTCCACAATTCCTTTATTAAAATAACCAGTTTGCGATACTTACAAGAAAGGATATAATTTACTCAATGGTCGAGAATCCAAATTCAACAAACCAACCAAACACTCCCAATAATAAAGTGAGTAGTTTGTCTAAAAGGAAACTGGTTTGGGTGGTTTCAATAATTGCCCTGATAATATTAGCTGTTGTATTGTACTTAACTTTTGTATCGGACAACCAAAAGACAACTGATACGAACAAGGCCGATAATAAAACGGCAACAAAAAGTGTTGGAAAAAATTCAACCGCAGCAAATACTAAAGAAGATACGAAAACGGTCGAGGAGGGTGCTACTACTCAGAAAGAGGGGGAATTAATTATTACTGAAAAAGACTTTGGTCAGTTCTTTGCCATAAGTAATGGCCAACAAGTTTTTCTGAGGTTGTCAAACAAGTACAGTTGGTCAGAAACAGAACCAAAGACCACCGGGGAAATTACGTTAGTTCCGACTAACTATAAAACTGACCCAGGTTTCAAAGAATGGCAGGTGAACTACACAACCTCTTCAACCGCAACTATTGAATCAAATATCACAACCGGAACACTGGGAACAGATGCGGAAATTACAAAGTTCTTTGTCACCCTAAAAATCCAAAAGATCTAAAGAAGTGTTCCTAAGTCCAGAGATTTCTCAAATTGCCTGCTGCGCGAAGCTTTAGCGAAGTGTAGTCCAACAAGGACGACCAAATTTAGGCAAGTTTTGCTCGATGTTGAAGAATGTTAGCCCATGTTAAGGCCTCTTCGGCCCAAACTTCGTCGTATGAAGATTTGCTCTTTAATTCGTTAAAGGCAGATTTGAAATCCTGAATTGTTTTTTCAAACCGAGAATTCTTCTTAACATTTTCTAATTCAATTAAATAATCTTGAGTCTCACTAATAAAGGCGGGGATCCGTGCTGTCTTTCCCTCATCTGCCCAACGACCCAGTCTCCCTAAATTTACAGCAATGTTTAAAGTTATTTCTTGTGCAGTCATTTTAGTAGCTTAATGATAATTTCTGTCATTGCCGAGCGGGTTTCCTCATCCAACACCTCACGACTATTATTGTTCTGAATAGGTCTTAAGTTTATCATTGAGTCGTAATCAATTTCACCTGTTTCTAAATCTAAACCCCCACCCCAAAGACTGCTTTGCTTACTTCCGTTTTGCAACAACATTTGCTCTCCGTCAAAATGTCTTTTACCTCCGGCCGTTAGGATTTCTTTTTCAATATCGACGACTACTTTAATATAGCCATCAAACTCTTCGGCTGCTTTCTTGAGATTTTCTTCTGAGATTGACTTATCAATTAGTAACAACATACAGCTGCCATTTTAACACGTAGTGAGAAAATATCGATCGTAATAATGATAAATGCAGTATTTCTCGGAAACTTCCCTTTGATCGATATTCTAGCATTTTCTATAAAACCCCAAAACTTGACATATACGCCAGTTCTGTTACAATTCCAGTTAGACTTGTAACAATTTCTATGGAAAAGGTAGCTAATTTGTACACAGCTCAGGAATTGGAAGAACTTCTCGGGAAGAAGTACTTTTATAGACAGGGAATATATCGACTTGCTGAAGACGGCAAAATAAACTCTTACCAAGTCAGTGGTGTGTTGTATTTCTCCCGTGCTGAATTAACTCTGGCAGCTCTTAACAAACTGGTAGAACGAATCAGGTATAGATATCCTTGGGTGACTAGGTTTCCACTAAAGGTTAGGGATACCGATAGTAAAGAGATAATAGTTTACGGGTTTCCTGATGGCAGAGAAATAGCGGCCGATACAGAAAGTGAAACAGAAGAAGATTTATTAAATAAACTTGAAATTCTACGAGAGGAGGTGACAAGAATGGCAGACATACCAGTTAACCCACCACATGAACCAGGACCACTACCCCCGCCACAGGGGCATCATGGTCCTCCACCGCCTCCGCCTCATCACGGACCACCTCCACATCATTTGGAGATGATGGAAGCTTTGAGACGAATAGAGGATAAGTTGTCTAGAATAGAAGAAAAGATTGGTTAAACAAAAAGAGTAGGCCTACTCGAAAATTTAGTTGTACTGAAATTAAGAAACCAGTTTAGGCTATTGTGACTGAAGTAAAACTATTTAATTACAATAGAAAGGAATCCTCTATGACAGCGAACAAGAAGAAAACCAAGGGATTTTCAGACGAAGAGCGAGACGCAATGAAGGAGCGCACCCTGGAACTGCGGGCAAACAAGGCGGACGGTGAAAGCGCCGTGCTCGCTAAGATCGCCGAAATGCCGGAACCGGATCGCGCCATGGCCAATCGGATCCATACTGTCATTAAAGAAAGCGCGCCAGAGCTCTCGCCGAAAACCTGGTACGGTATGCCCGCGTATGCTAATAATGACGGCAAGGTCGTCTGTTTCTTCACAGCTGCGTCAAAGTTCAAATCAAGGTACGCGACGCTCGGCTTCAATGATACAGCGAAGCTAGACGAAGGCCACATGTGGCCGACCTCCTTCGCGATCACGAAGTTAACAGATGCCGAAGAAGCAGAAATCACCGCGCTCGTGAAAAAAGCAGTGGGTTGAGAACAAACCTTTTGTCCTATTAGGAAGCTCTGGCAAATTCAACTGCGTTATCTGGTTTTATAAATGGCAAGCGATCTTCGATAAAAGCGAATCTTCTGGGGTAATTCTCTTGCAGGTATCTCGAGTTGGTAGTGTAAATTCTGACAGATTCAGCAAAGTCCTCGCTCATTATCGTGTCCTCACCACTTCCATAGATATCAGCGTGCCTTAAAGCGTAATCACTGACAAATTTTCTTCTTAAAGATGATGCCTCGGTTTCAACTATATTCTTATACTGTGTTCGAGCTTCTTGATCTCCTTGAAAACCAAAGCGATGGGCAAACTCATGTGAGACCGTACCCAAAATAAAGGCCCTCATTTTATCCTCGTCAGACTCCAAATCTATGTCCGCTAAATAATCATAATCTCCTGGCTTTTCTACCCCAAAGGCCCTCAACTCAATATGATGGAAACCTCCGTGGTCACCGGCTGTAGCTCGAACCTTGTAAAGGTTTTTGACTTTACTTGGATCATCTACTCCTTCAAGGAACATAGCAGCTTGAAGATAGCGGTCTCTGTCATCTGCGATCAAGACTACACCCTCCCAGTGAGCAATATTTCTCTGGTGCAGTTCATTTCCTCTTTGAATATCCTTTTCCCCGATAAATATTTGATACTGATCATTTTTCGAAATCTTTGCAATTTTTGCTTTTCTAACTCCTTCAGGGCTGAAGGTAGCCTGCAAAAACTGCAGAACTTTCTCATTGGGAATTTTTGGATCTTCGGTAGTTCCAAACCCCTCAATTTTTGGCCCGACTAGGAGCAGTCTTTTCGCCTCTTCGTAGTTCTGAGCCATATTATTGACTAGAATTGACTCAACCCCAACCTCTATTTCTGTTCTGTCATCAGGAATCTTATTAGCAATATCATCAACCACCGCCCGGAAGTCTGTCTCCAAAGAGTTTAACCTCTGATTTTCTTCTTCTGTTGTTAGGCTCAACTCCCGAAGAGATGCCAAACGGTGTCTTCCACTGACCAATACTCTGTTCGATTCAGAAGAGTACTGGACCCCAAAAAATTTATGATTATACTTTTTTTCTGCTTCAAGAATTCTAGCCTTTACTTCCTCCGGATTCCAACCTTCGTTTGCTTCCAAAACCTGGATCGCAAACTCGTTGTACGCATCAATTGCCTCTTGTGGAGTAAATTTAAACCCCTCGTCCTCTTTGGAAAACAGAAGCTTGACTCCAAAAGCAGCTTCAGCTGGTGGTTTGGAAAAATCTTTTTCTTTTCCAGCCCGGAAATTCTCTTGGGCCTTTTTAGCATCAAAATCAATTGCTTCTGGTCCGGAATTCTCAATTTCACTCATGCTTTGATTATAAGATCTGGATATTTAAAAAGAAACGATCTGGTTCCTAAAGTTAAAGCTTATATAAGCAATTAGAGGCTACCCTTCTAGCACTTTGGTGTTAAGATAGAAAATAAAATATGATTGGTAGAGTCAAGTACATGGCAATTTTTGTTTCCATCCTTCTTGCCTTTATGGCGATGTCGGCTATGGCAGTTGCCATGGAAGGTCAAACCGGTGGAGTCTTTGGTGAAAGGATGCTTTTCGGGTTCTCGGCAGATTTTTGGATTCTTCGGGTAATGGTTCCACTCTTTCTGCTTCCTGTAATAATTGTTGCCGGTCTTGAATCACGAATAGTTGGAACACTTGCCATTGCTTACGTCATTGGCAGTGTAGTTGAAGATTTTTTCTGGTTCGTTGTTAATCCATACTACGGTCTGGGAAAGTGGAATAGTACTGACGCTACCTGGCCTAACTGGATTAAAATTGGACCTTTTGAACTACCTCTTTTCTACCTTATCAGCTTTGCAGTGACGCTAATATTGTGGTTTGTCTTTTTCAAAAATGCCAACAGGGTTAATTTATTTTTTAAGAAGTATTTACCTTGGGCAACGACTAAACTTTGACTCGCCTCGACATATTCAAAACGCTTCTTTGCTTGCAACCATCTGCCTTTTAAAGCAGCTAGACTCTCCAAATTGGGTTTATATTTGGTCAACTTTTTAACATTTTTGCTATCTAGACGTATAATTGTAAAATCCCGAATTCTTAAGAATTGACAGATCAAAAGAAGGAGACTGATCTTGAAGAGGGACCGAGGATACAAGCTAGTGGTACTTTTAGTCGCTACTGGCGTGATCGCTATTGGTGAAAGACTCCGTCACTGGCTCAAGGATACGAAGAGTGGCCTGCAGCTTGATGACGATGACCCTGCGGGATTTCATCCTCGTGACGAAATCATCTGGAGACTTGCCCAGGCGGTCATTCTTCCTTTGGGTTACCTGAAGTGGTGGACTGGCACTCTGGAAGTAAGGGGTAAAGAAAACGTCGAGACGGCTATTGCCAGCCGCAAGGGTACCCAAGTAGTGGGGAACCACAAAGCGATACCTGATGCCTTCACTCCCCAAACTGCCATCAGGTTTCTCGGGCATGTCCGACTCGCCGAAGACCATTTTCGCTCTGTCATCGGCATGGTCTTCGTCAACCGCCGACCCATACTCAGCAAAGTTCTTGAAGGTGGGGACTACATACCCATTGTTCCGGAACGAATGCTCGAAAATGAATTCCTGCGCACCCTGACCCCTGCCGAACGCAAAACGCATTTGAGAAACGCTAGGCGCATCAATTCCGCAGCTTTCCCACTGATGCGAAAGTTCCTTGGCTTGAGGTACTGGACTCTCCTCTACCCCGAGGCAACTCGTGTCTTGGAGCCGGGAATGAAAAAAGTCCATGACGGAGTGGCAACTGCCTTGCGACACCCGGGAACGAACCTTCTGCCCGTAGCCCAGATCGGCACGGATCAGATGTGGAAGCCTGGGAGTTGGCGACCTCAACCGCTGAGCAAAATCACGGTCATCTTTGGTGAACCGATCAGCTCTGAGGAAGCCGAGACTCGTGCCCGAAAGATCAGCCAACGCTACGGTGTCAGTGAGGATCGAGCCCTGTGCGATCTGGTCATGCGCCGAATTGCTCGACTCATGATCGAAAACGGTCACCCGCAGTACGCCGGCTTCTACGCCAAACCTCGCCGCGAACGTCTTGGAGTGAGCTAAGGAGGTATGTAAAGTGGTCGAGTAGATCCTGCAAACTCGACCACTTAACTTCTTTAAAGCCTTTTGGCTATTTTTGTTGTATATTCAAATCAAGGAGGTGATTCACAAAGATGGCAGAAGAAAATAATTTATTCAAAGTTCAACATGTTGAAAAGGTAATCAACAACACTGGTTCGGGGGCTATTTACGGTTTGGGCATCATTGGAGCTCTGATTTATTTCTTACAACGAGCTGACAGCTTTTGGGCAGTGCTACTGGGAATTGCAAAGGCTGTTTTTTGGCCAGCAGTTATTCTCTATGAAGTTTTGAAGCTTCTAAACTTGTAAGGACGGAGGATTCGAGAGGTTTCGGAAAATTTTTGTCTACAAAAGCTCTAGCTCTAATTATTTTTTTTCTAGTCGGCAGCGAAAACAACGAAGGTAACTAGCTTGTGTTTCTGACCCAAATCTCTCTGGTAAAGACCCACCCTTCGATTTTTCTTCAGCTCGCGTCCCCACTCTTTTCGAGTCTCAAAATTCTGGTTCTTTTCTCCTTGGGCTTGTGGAAGTTTTTGGCTGGTAGCTTTGAGGCTAGTGAAACTATCAAGGTGACTATAAATGGTTTCCAGCTCATCATAGTCGTGTTGGTTCGGGTGTTGGTTAGGCGTCGGCTCACTCGTGTAATCCATGCAACTTCCCAGGGGTAAGTTGTAGAAGTCCTCATCCTGATGATCAAGTCCCAGGGTATGTCCTACCTCCTGACACATTACCAAATTTCTCCAGCCAGGACTGTTGTAGGTAGAAGTTTTAAAATAGGTATCATTCAGTTTGGTTACTGCTTGAGTGATGTGACCCCCACTCACCCAAATTTGAGCAAGCCCAAGCCAACCGTTTCTACCGTAGGTGTAGCTACAAACTTCAAGACGCCCAGCTGTCGGCCGACAGCGCCGGGCATTAGTCGATCCAGCTACAACCGCTAGATCAAGAACTGACGACTGACTCCAGTCAGAGGCGGTAGTCCGCAAATACTGGTCCCAAGCTAGGGAAACGTTGTCTCCAGTTTTAAGAGTAAAAGGATTGGCTGTTCGTGCCCAATGAAAATTACCCCAAGAGTGGTTTGCCGAAGACAAAGGAGGTGCAATAAGTAAAAAAATCCAAAAGAAGGATGCTAAAAGCAAAGTTTTTCGGTTTGAAAATTTCATATTTTTCTATCTTTACTTTAGCGTTTTTTTTACTCTAAGTCAAACCAAATCTTTTCACTGCTCGCGTGTGAGACTTCTTCGCTTCGACTTCGCGGTCCCGCGGTTCGGCCGCTATCTTAGTATCAAGTTCAATCCGAAAAATTAAACTCTCTTGTACATGAGAATATGGTCGTCGTGGCCCTTTTCCAGCTTGACACCGTCGGGAAGTCTGCCATATTCGGAAAAGCCAAACTTTTCATAAATCTGCTTGGCTTTTTCATTTTTGGCAAAGACTGAAAGTTTAACTATTTCAAGCCCCTTGAGATTTTTCTTCCCTTCCGAGATGACAGTTTCAAAAAACTTCGAGCCAATCCCTTCGTCGCGAAAACCGCGAGCAATGGAAATTCCCAGGCCAGCAATATGTTGACTGGTTCTGACACCCAAATCCAAATTCACAATTCCAATCAATTTTTCTCCAAAAAAGGCGAGTAACTCTACCGACCGGCCTTCCTCAACCGCCTCGATTTTCCGCTCAACATATTTTTTCTCTTCCTCAGGCACCAACTCTTCCCCCTGATAGCTGATGAAGGTTCGTTCCTGGGAGATGACGTTCATGTAGTCACACATTGCCTTTGCATCTCCGTCTTGGATATATCGAATAAGAAAATTTCGACCTTTTTTACTTTTTCCTTCAAAAACTATTTTTCCTACCATAAATTCTTCCAGAATTATAATGCTTCACTAGTGTACTTCAAACCTACTTTACCAAGGTGTAACCAATAATCGTTCTCCTCGGAGGTGTTTTGGTTAAATTCTCTTTCTTTGGTAGCCCCAATTATGTGGGTCGCGTGAGCGATCTTCACAAATAAAGGTAAGTATTCCAATTCCTCCTTGGTAAGAGACACAACTTTTTGATATTCCTGCAATGCCAACTTGTAGTTATCCGGAAATGCCTCTAGCTTGTCTTCGTCAAAAAGGATGTTGCAAAGAAGAACCGCTAGCTCTTGAATCCTTGGGTAGTAATTGCTAACCGAAAAATCAATTAGGAAAATCTCTCCTTTTTTATCTCTGATCACGTTAGTTTTGATGATATCTCCATGGACAAGACAATGGGGTAGTGTGTCTAGGTTAATCCGCGCAAAATTTTCTAAGAGCGGTGTAATTAATTGAGCGTCTTCTTTCTCAAGAAATTTTTCGATTTTTTCGAATTCTTTTGGAAAACTCGTTATCGCCCAACTGTCGTAAATAAACGCGGGTTTGAGATGAATATTATTTATCTTGGCTGCTTCACGAACCAGGATTTTTAACTCTTCCTTGTCGGGTACACTTTTTGACTGGTAGAAACTCTCACCGTTAATGAACTCCATGACACAAAGTCGTATGTCTACCCCATCAAATTTCTTTTGAAAAAAGTAATCCCCACCAAAACCGAGCAATTTTGGATGCTTTACCCCAGCTTCCAGCACTTCTTCAATGATTTTCAAATAACGTAGGCAATTGTCGAGATCACGAAAAGTGGCGAAAATTTTAACAAAAAACTTTCCTTTTTCGGTCTCTAGAACAAGGTTAAAATCTTCATACCCAGAGGTTAAAGTTTTCCAAGAAAAGTATTGACCAAAACCATAGGATAGACAGACCTCCTTGAGCAAAGGTTCAATCTCGCCTTCATAGCCAATTCTTTTCTGAAAATCTTTTTCCGTCATAATCTAACTTGCTGGCATTTTAGCACTTTGACACTAAATCCTAAAGAAGATTAAGATTACCTTGGAGGTGAGATCGTGAAATTTGCTGGACCGATCGTCTTTTCGACACCAGCCGAGGCCGGCCCATCAACTAGACAGGCCGGCCAAAACCACCGGGAGGAATTGAGAAGCTTCGCTGACCAACTCGAAGCCGAGGAGCCCTCGATCGCACAAAGAGCAACCTTAGCCACGACCTGGTTGCACGACGTTCGTCCTGACATCCGTTTCGGAATTGCTTCCGAATTCAACGACGAGCGGTGGGTGATTTTCATTTACCTACCAGAAGAAGACCGAACCAGTTTCCTATACGAATACGACGGGATTCTGAAACGCTACGGGGGAAACGGTCTGGTCTTTGAGGTTCAGGAGAAGGGAGATTACGATTCGGAAATCTTCGACACCGAACCAATCGAAGTCTAGCCTTCCCAAGCGGAAACCATATCTACAGGTGTGGGACCAATCGCCTCTCACACCTGTAACCAACCATTTGAAAAGTAACTTACTCAGACATTCACAAGATCTTTTTTCGGCCCTATTAATGAATATGTACAGTGGCCTTTCCTTGACAGGCTTCGCAGTTTTCCCGCCTATTTAACTTTATGTTTAAATCAATTAGAGCTGCAGAGCTTAGGAATAGAATACCCATAACCAGAAACAAGATACTCACTCCGGGGGCTGTATTTGCATAGATCACACCTGTTCCACCAGTGATTGAAAGTACTAAGGGATAAATATTATGGTGGCCCCTGTAGCTGAGATAAAAACTCAAGACGCTGATCGATATCAAGCCAATTAAAATTGGTGTGAGTACCTTCGCTAAAGCGAAAAGAAAGCTAACTTGACCAACCGCTATAAAAGCGGCCGTAAAGGTACAAAGTGGACACATTGCCACCAAGGGGGTTGCAATCCAAGAGACAAAGTTTCCTAGTCCTGAGAAGTTTTTCACACTTCAACCAGACTTTTCTCGGCCCTATTGAGCAAGACTGCATTGGTCGCCACTATTATTGACGAAGCACTCATCAGCAACGCCGAGACTTCTGGCCGCAGTGAGATTCCAAAATTCGGATAAAGGATGCCAGCCGCAACCGGTATCGCCAACAAGTTGTAAATTGACGCCCAGAAAAGATTTTGCTTCATCTTGGTTACGGTTGCTTTAGAAAGACGAATTGCCCGAAGCACATCGACTGGATCGGATTTCATTAAGACGACCTTGGCAGTTTCAATCGCGACATCAGTCCCTGCACCAATAGCAATTCCGATATCCGCTTGGGCGAGGGCCGGAGCATCGTTCACCCCATCCCCCACCATTGCCACAAACTTTCCTTCTTCCTGTAGTTTCTTGACATAATTAGCCTTTTCTCCCGGAAGTACTTCAGCGAAGACCCGTTTTATTCCAATCTTTTTAGCTACGGCTTCAGCGGTTTTCTGATTATCCCCAGTAATCATTGCCACTTCTATACCAAGTTCAGTTAGTCTTTCAACTGCTCTCTTAGCGGTAGGTTTAATTGGGTCGGCTGCTGCCAATACTGCCTTTACCAGACGGTTTACGGCCAAAATCATAATCGTATTACCACCTTCCAAAAATTCATCAATCTTCTTTTCCAAGTTGTTTATTTCAACCTGATTTTCTTTCATTAATTTAACTGTCCCCACCAAGACTTCTTGACCGTCAACTCTCGCCTTCACGCCTAGACCGGAAAGATTTTCAAATCCCTCAACCTTAGTTGGCAGAGAAAGTTTGCGATTTTTAATTTCTTCAAGCACTGCCTCACTCAGTGGGTGGGAAGATTTTTCTTCTGCGGCTCCGATTAACCTTAACGCCTCATTTTCATCAAAGGCTGACACAGTCGCAACTGCGTTTACCCTTGGCTTTCCTTCCGTCAAAGTACCCGTTTTATCAAGAACCACTGCTTCGATCTTTGAAACTTGTTCGAGAGTTGGGGCGTCTTTAATCAAAATGTTGTGCTTGGCGCCAAGTCCAGTCCCAACTGCTACTGCGGTTGGGGTCGCTAACCCCAAAGCATCAGGACAGGCAATTACAGTTGTTGATATAGCAAAGGTTAGGGCAAAAAGAAGTGGTTGGCCGATGATGAAGAACCAAACCGCAAAGGTGAGCAGTCCTCCACCAACGGCAACAATAACTAAGTATTTTGCAAAACGATCGGCTAGTTTTTGCCCCGGAGCCTTGGAGTTCTGGGCAAGCTCGACCATTTTGACAATCTGTGCAAGCGCAGTATCTTGGCCAATTTTGGTTGCTTTAAATCTAACTGAGCCATTGGTATTTATTGAAC contains:
- a CDS encoding copper-translocating P-type ATPase, producing MSESIRKITYVCPMHPEVVSDQPGSCPKCGMRLEETKKSEVRSQNEKNEGEIHRHDHADHEMKPTLEMGWWEKFKMSMTMSMGMEHTGLAGREMARLMELDIRNKFFFALVLSGPIIAYSPLGTEFFKLSLPEPIPATWILFILTTPVFFYSGWIFLYSTYKALQAKTLNMAVLIAVGITAAYAFSVLLSFLGSADSYYEAAALLITFVLFGHWMEMKSRRGTTDALQALFALVPPQARVVRDGKEQLIPTSEVKLGDILVLKPGDKVPVDGEITEGETAIDESLVTGESIPVAKKKGDQVVGGSINTNGSVRFKATKIGQDTALAQIVKMVELAQNSKAPGQKLADRFAKYLVIVAVGGGLLTFAVWFFIIGQPLLFALTFAISTTVIACPDALGLATPTAVAVGTGLGAKHNILIKDAPTLEQVSKIEAVVLDKTGTLTEGKPRVNAVATVSAFDENEALRLIGAAEEKSSHPLSEAVLEEIKNRKLSLPTKVEGFENLSGLGVKARVDGQEVLVGTVKLMKENQVEINNLEKKIDEFLEGGNTIMILAVNRLVKAVLAAADPIKPTAKRAVERLTELGIEVAMITGDNQKTAEAVAKKIGIKRVFAEVLPGEKANYVKKLQEEGKFVAMVGDGVNDAPALAQADIGIAIGAGTDVAIETAKVVLMKSDPVDVLRAIRLSKATVTKMKQNLFWASIYNLLAIPVAAGILYPNFGISLRPEVSALLMSASSIIVATNAVLLNRAEKSLVEV